A single region of the Ascaphus truei isolate aAscTru1 chromosome 6, aAscTru1.hap1, whole genome shotgun sequence genome encodes:
- the LOC142497306 gene encoding myo-inositol 2-dehydrogenase-like, which produces MGRKKKTLHDYAAEFTDLAVKRHLIEHRESAETSVVETLYCKSCELPMRVRRDRILEHLASGRHYRNRRLIKQHVSRAPLLLSTGADLGGSLPVTLDSSLLPQPSFILPSNLCSTSISTSASYNMVPSPTSYHHQPLISVHPNPISSTTNINSGREDHSPSTSSTHPSSFGAIHIRNPSMSSKHTNQRLIISEASNSVLPGGAAGTYSNSLGNNIGLAVFGVGHGSKALLKSLTEEKGCFLYYIVEDQLAEVERAFSDELLVKTRVVREQDTDLVFNDQRVSGVIICSPPEVASVIVLDALRAGKAVLCEKLLSIDRQTAEACFDEADRYGKPLVCGFYKRFDPALQFLYKKVRENRELGRIQRISTVSRTYPSASLKHLKTSGGIFYNTAVFDIDIISWLLGESAPDTIFSLGHSFCPDMAALKDADTVAISMKFASGAIVSLDISQHCTKSCDQRLEVHGSQGSLRIDNQNPLGIIENGTLAHLYSQTRDERYQEAYRELFRHFLRIIKGKERPAVTKEQYICAIQVAAAAEQSWQNGSAVDLRNEAVDVSIIKTEIL; this is translated from the exons ATGGGGAGGAAAAAGAAAACCTTGCATGACTATGCCGCGGAATTCACCGATTTAGCCGTGAAAAGACATTTAATTGAGCACAGGGAGTCTGCGGAGACATCTGTGGTTGAGACGCTGTACTGCAAATCCTGCGAGCTGCCCATGCGGGTGAGACGAGACCGTATCCTGGAGCATCTGGCTTCGGGAAGGCACTACAGGAACCGGCGGCTCATTAAACAGCACGTGAGCAGGGCCCCTCTCCTCCT ATCAACAGGCGCAGACCTTGGAGGGAGCCTTCCAGTTACACTGGACTCATCTCTGCTTCCTCAGCCTTCATTTATTCTACCATCTAACCTCTGCAGTACTAGTATCAGCACAAGTGCCAGCTATAACATGGTACCCTCTCCTACATCATATCATCATCAGCCCTTGATCTCTGTTCACCCAAACCCTATCAGCTCTACTACCAACATAAATTCAGGCAGAGAGGACCACTCCCCCTCTACCTCCTCCACCCACCCATCATCATTCGGTGCCATCCATATTCGAAATCCATCCATGTCTTCAAAGCACACCAACCAAAGGCTCATTATATCAGAGGCTTCCAACAGTGTGCTTCCTGGAGGGGCTGCAGGAACTTATAGCAATTCCTTAGGAAACAACATTGGCCTTGCTGTTTTTGGAGTGGGTCACGGCAGCAAAGCACTGCTGAAAAGCTTAACAGAAGAAAAAGGATGCTTTCTTTATTACATTGTGGAGGACCAATTggctgaagtggagagagcttTTAGTGATGAATTATTGGTGAAAACCCGGGTGGTGCGAGAGCAGGACACAGACCTTGTTTTCAATGACCAGCG AGTATCAGGAGTTATTATTTGTTCCCCACCAGAAGTCGCTTCTGTGATAGTCTTGGATGCGTTAAGAGCCG GAAAAGCGGTGTTGTGTGAGaagcttctgagcatagaccgaCAAACTGCTGAAGCTTGCTTTGATGAAGCTGACAGATATGGAAAACCACTGGTGTGCGGTTTCTACAA GCGTTTTGACCCAGCCCTGCAGTTCTTGTATAAGAAGGTCCGTGAGAACCGTGAACTGGGAAGAATTCAGAGAATTTCGACTGTCAGCCGGACGTATCCCTCAGCTTCTCTAAAACATCTGAAAACATCAG GTGGGATTTTCTATAACACTGCCGTGTTTGATATTGATATCATCAGTTGGTTATTGGGAGAAAGTGCCCCTGATACAATATTTTCTCTAGGTCATTCCTTCTGTCCAG ATATGGCTGCCCTGAAGGATGCGGACACTGTTGCTATCAGCATGAAGTTTGCTAGCGGAGCTATTGTGAGTTTGGATATCAGTCAGCACTGCACCAAAAGCTGTGATCAAAGGCTAGAG GTTCATGGTTCTCAAGGGTCATTACGAATAGACAATCAGAACCCGCTGGGCATTATAGAGAATGGTACATTAGCTCACTTGTACTCCCAAACACGGGATGAAAGGTACCAGGAAGCATATAGAGAGCTTTTTCGCCACTTTCTTCGAATCATTAAAG GAAAGGAGCGTCCTGCTGTCACCAAAGAGCAATATATTTGTGCCATCCAGGTAGCAGCAGCAGCTGAGCAGTCTTGGCAGAATGGTTCAGCTGTAGACCTGCGCAATGAGGCAGTGGATGTATCCATCATCAAGACTGAGATCTTATGA